The Chitinophaga niabensis genomic interval AAAGCGGTGATTTAACGAAAATTGCGGTCATTTCTCAGTTTTTATAATGTTCAGCTAACAAAGATAGGTTTTAATTTGGGGTTTTTCAATGCAATCGCAGGACTTTAATTAAGTTTTAAGGATGCGCGCGAAGGCAGGATGGATGCGGATTAGACAGGATTTTTGCTCTCTAATTGTTGTTTCGGTTAGAAACTGTTAATATATACGCAGAAGAGGGGGGAACAGATGTTTTTCCGCAGATCGGGCCGGGCATAAAAAAAACGGAAGCCCATTGGACTCCCGTCAAGAATTAATTTCCTGTATTAGTACTAAACCCTTTTTTCCTTAATACGAGCTGCTTTACCCTGGCGATCACGCAGGTAATACAGTTTAGCCCTTCTCACTTTACCAACTTTGTTCAGCACCACTGAATCAATGTTTGGAGAATGCATAGGGAACAACCTTTCAACACCTACTCCGTCAGAGATCTTACGCACAGTGAAAGAAGCTGTAAACCCAGTACCCTGAACCTTTACAACATCACCTTTGAAGGACTGGATACGCTCCTTGTTACCTTCTACGATCTTATAGTTAACGGTAACGTTGTCACCGGCTTTGAATTTCGGAAATTGCTTGGCAGCAGTCAACTGCTCGTGAACAAAAGAAATCGCGTTCATCTTTTTCTAATTTATAGGACGGCAAAGGTAAGGAACTATATCCAAATACCAAGAGCTTTTCCCGGTTTTTAAAAAAATTAGTTGCTAATCATGGCTTAAGATGTCCGGCCGGCGCTCTTTTGTTCTCCTGAGGGCTTCCTCATGGCGCCATTCATCCACTTTACGGTGATCCCCGCTTAGCAGGATGGCAGGCACTTTCCAGCCCCTGAACTCCTCCGGCCTCGTATACACAGGGGGCGCCAGCAGGTTATCCTGGAAAGAATCGAACAAAGCGGAGGTTTCGTCGTTCAGCACCCCCGGCAGCAGGCGCCCTATGGCGTCTACCATTACTGCGGCGGCCAGTTCCCCCCCGGAGAGTACAAAATCCCCGATGGATACCTCCAATGTCACAAAATGCTCCCGTACCCTTTCATCTATGCCTTTGTAATGCCCGCAAATGAGCAGCAGGTTCCCTTTCAGGGAAAGCCCGTTGGCCATGCGCTGGTTAAACGGTTTGCCATCCGGCGTCAGGTAGATCACTTCATCATAAGTTACTTCCTTCTGCAGGCTCTCAATGGCATTCACCAGTGGCTCTATCATCATCACCATGCCGGCGCCGCCGCCAAACTGGTAATCGTCCACCTGGTTCTGGCGAAGGGTGGAATACTGGCGTAAATGATGCACGTTCACTTCCAGCAAACCCTTGTTGCGCGCACGTTTCATGATAGAATGTGCAAAAGGGCTTTCCAGCAGTTCCGGTAATACGGTAATGATGTCTATCCGCATGATCAAATGGTTTATTTCCCCAAATAGATGTCCAGCAGGCCATCCGGCAGTTCCAGGTATACGATCTGTTGTTTCTTGTCTATCTTCAGCAGGGTCTGCTCATTCAGCGGAAGCAACATCTCCTGCTCTTTGAACATTACCTTGGCCAGCACCTGTTGCGGCATTTCAATGATCTCTTCTATCTCACCCAGTAAACCCGCTTCTTTGTCTTCTACCTTAAAACCTAAAAGTGATAAGGGTGCAGCCGATGAAGCCAGGCCTTTAAAGTCTGCCTCTTCCAGGTAAACCCCTTTCTGCATCAGTACCCGCGTAGCTTCCCGGGTATCAATGCCTTCCAGTTTGAGATAGGTGTTCTCTGCGTCTTTGGCTTTGGCTTTCTGAATGAAGTAGGGCATGAAACTGTCCTTCCGTTCTTCAATGAACACCGCCGTGATATCTTTCAGGGCTGTTTTCTTTCCCAGGCTGTGCCGGAGAACGAATTCCCCGTCTGTACCATAAGCGGCAGCGAGTTTCCCGATATTGAAATAATTAGCCATTCAAGGATGCCTTTTAAAAAGCAAAAAGGGAATCTTTGCGAACAAATCTTCCCTTTTTGCAATATGGTATTTGATGAATTATGCTTCAGCAGGGCCGTCGCCTTCAGCTTCAGCAGCAGGAGCATCTTCAACTTTCCTTACAATCGGAGTAACTGCGCGGGCAGCTCTCTTTTGGCTTTCGCGGCGAGCAGATACTTTTTCTTCGTGATCAGCCTGCCATTGCTCAAACTTAGTGTAAGCAGTTGGTTCATCGAACAGTCCGAGTTTAACGCCTCTCAGGAGGTGTTTCAGGTAAAGTACGCCTTTGAAGGACAGGATGCGTCTAACAGTATCGGTAGGTTGTGCACCTTTCTGCAACCAGCGTAATGCTTTTTGCGTATCGATGTTGATAGAAGCCGGTACAGTCAAAGGATTGTATGTACCTATCTTTTGGATGAATTTACCATCCCTTGGCGCGCGGGCATCAGCCACTACTATAAAGTAAAAAGGTCTCTTTTTAGCGCCGTGTCTCTGTAATCTGATCTTTACTGGCATAAATAAGTCGAATTATTTGGTGCGAGTTGTTAGTG includes:
- the trmD gene encoding tRNA (guanosine(37)-N1)-methyltransferase TrmD — its product is MRIDIITVLPELLESPFAHSIMKRARNKGLLEVNVHHLRQYSTLRQNQVDDYQFGGGAGMVMMIEPLVNAIESLQKEVTYDEVIYLTPDGKPFNQRMANGLSLKGNLLLICGHYKGIDERVREHFVTLEVSIGDFVLSGGELAAAVMVDAIGRLLPGVLNDETSALFDSFQDNLLAPPVYTRPEEFRGWKVPAILLSGDHRKVDEWRHEEALRRTKERRPDILSHD
- the rpsP gene encoding 30S ribosomal protein S16, translated to MPVKIRLQRHGAKKRPFYFIVVADARAPRDGKFIQKIGTYNPLTVPASINIDTQKALRWLQKGAQPTDTVRRILSFKGVLYLKHLLRGVKLGLFDEPTAYTKFEQWQADHEEKVSARRESQKRAARAVTPIVRKVEDAPAAEAEGDGPAEA
- the rplS gene encoding 50S ribosomal protein L19 — encoded protein: MNAISFVHEQLTAAKQFPKFKAGDNVTVNYKIVEGNKERIQSFKGDVVKVQGTGFTASFTVRKISDGVGVERLFPMHSPNIDSVVLNKVGKVRRAKLYYLRDRQGKAARIKEKRV
- the rimM gene encoding ribosome maturation factor RimM (Essential for efficient processing of 16S rRNA), which produces MANYFNIGKLAAAYGTDGEFVLRHSLGKKTALKDITAVFIEERKDSFMPYFIQKAKAKDAENTYLKLEGIDTREATRVLMQKGVYLEEADFKGLASSAAPLSLLGFKVEDKEAGLLGEIEEIIEMPQQVLAKVMFKEQEMLLPLNEQTLLKIDKKQQIVYLELPDGLLDIYLGK